The following proteins are co-located in the Labrys monachus genome:
- a CDS encoding IS630 family transposase (programmed frameshift) — protein sequence MTKRGEAYSQDLRDRVLGALDSGMSASTIAPIFRVSVSYIYKAAARRCATGEVSARPQRNHVPLKLAKHEEVLRAKVAADPDARVADLRAWAEEELGVSISHAPMWHMLKRLGLTYKKKTIHASEQKRPDVAAARRKWHSNQIWLRPSRLVFIDETWASTAMARHYGRCKRGQRLIDYVPHGHWKTTTFIGALRSGGLTAPCVLDGPVNGDCFKAYVAQILVPTLNYGDIVIMDNLSSHKVPGVRQAIEAAGAELLYLPAYSPDLNPIENLFAKLKALLRAAATRSIHDLWDEIAKTLPRFSPSECRNYFSNAGYSTV from the exons ATGACGAAGCGTGGTGAAGCCTATTCGCAGGATTTGCGAGATCGTGTGCTTGGGGCGCTGGATAGCGGGATGTCGGCGAGCACGATCGCACCAATCTTCAGGGTGAGTGTGTCCTACATCTACAAGGCGGCAGCGCGGCGGTGCGCGACGGGGGAGGTCAGTGCCCGCCCCCAGCGCAATCATGTTCCGCTCAAGCTTGCCAAGCATGAAGAGGTTCTGCGGGCCAAGGTCGCGGCGGATCCGGATGCGCGTGTCGCGGATCTGCGGGCCTGGGCGGAGGAAGAATTGGGGGTCAGCATCAGCCATGCCCCGATGTGGCATATGCTCAAGCGGCTTGGGCTGACATATA AAAAAAAGACGATCCACGCCAGCGAGCAAAAACGCCCCGATGTCGCGGCCGCTCGCCGCAAATGGCACAGCAACCAAATCTGGCTGAGGCCCTCGCGTCTGGTCTTCATTGACGAGACCTGGGCCTCGACCGCGATGGCGCGCCACTACGGCAGGTGCAAGCGCGGACAGCGCCTGATCGACTACGTGCCGCATGGCCATTGGAAAACCACGACCTTCATTGGCGCTCTGCGCAGCGGGGGATTGACAGCTCCCTGCGTGCTCGACGGCCCAGTCAACGGCGATTGCTTCAAGGCCTATGTCGCGCAGATCCTCGTTCCCACCCTCAATTACGGCGATATCGTCATCATGGACAATCTGAGCAGCCACAAAGTCCCGGGTGTGCGCCAAGCCATCGAGGCCGCAGGGGCGGAACTGCTTTACTTGCCCGCCTACTCCCCCGATCTCAATCCGATCGAGAACCTCTTCGCAAAGCTCAAAGCTCTCCTGCGCGCGGCTGCAACCCGATCCATCCACGATCTCTGGGACGAAATCGCCAAAACTCTCCCGCGCTTCTCCCCGTCCGAATGCAGAAATTACTTCTCTAATGCTGGATATTCTACAGTCTGA
- a CDS encoding OmpA family protein gives MTLRKRLFSVAGTLLLAVSPTALVLAQDAQAPTSAVETPAIPQPRKKADTEGRQNPKDNAPPASKQESSPPAAPAETPKAPQPPPSADHEASTPGARPAGPKAPDAAPAREPDAAAPAKPRKPQQPSAADHEASTPGAKPPAPTAGGKDGGKAESAPAAAEEAARPAAPKAPEAAPAREPDVAAPAKPRKPQQPSAGQPREDQTPSVAGRPPEGGPAAELLRDQRPASQLSDDDLRQRLLDSRRLLADPALSPSQRDMLHQRMQSIRQEFQRRQAGTADTAAPPRNRPAAEAPPASADDGRPKTPSSRAAADPAAEQRALGLLADGTPFDHMSDQALRQRLGVYRGALAAGNLSPSTERGLIQRLNAAREALRGRVAEEEDGGPLPGDGRAKAVPIRPGWDPQFGRPQFHLGSPRPQDIPAILADRRPSALLTLDQLNRRILVFRDAATDQRYSPEDRDAFGQYLQSDRNELRSRLLNDRGQRSNRIQRATSGGRLHLDVDIAPRGGPRAQSIWAAEVGDDQIEQQFAARPLQPLQRRFPRAALLADPEMVMEQPFIRRAIPSVELDTIHFGFNEAFIREEEVSHLDRIGRIIERIVAAHPDEVFVIEGNTDAVGDDAYNLALSKKRAEAVKQALTQYYVIAPRNLVTAGLGERYLKIPTEDPEQENRRVTLRRITPVLQD, from the coding sequence TTGACCCTTCGTAAGCGTTTGTTCAGCGTGGCCGGCACATTGCTCCTCGCCGTGTCGCCCACGGCGCTCGTTCTCGCCCAGGATGCCCAGGCGCCGACCAGCGCCGTCGAAACGCCGGCCATTCCCCAGCCGCGGAAGAAGGCCGACACCGAGGGCCGGCAGAACCCGAAGGATAACGCGCCACCGGCATCGAAGCAGGAGTCCTCCCCCCCGGCGGCCCCCGCCGAGACGCCGAAAGCGCCGCAGCCGCCGCCTTCCGCCGATCATGAGGCGTCGACGCCCGGCGCCAGGCCGGCCGGCCCGAAAGCGCCCGACGCCGCACCGGCCCGGGAGCCGGACGCCGCCGCCCCGGCGAAGCCGCGCAAGCCGCAGCAACCGTCCGCCGCCGACCATGAGGCATCGACGCCCGGCGCCAAGCCGCCGGCTCCGACAGCCGGAGGCAAGGACGGCGGAAAGGCCGAATCGGCCCCGGCCGCCGCCGAGGAGGCCGCCAGGCCGGCCGCCCCGAAGGCACCTGAAGCCGCCCCCGCTCGGGAGCCGGACGTCGCCGCCCCGGCGAAGCCGCGCAAGCCGCAGCAGCCTTCCGCCGGACAGCCGCGCGAGGACCAGACGCCGTCCGTCGCGGGCCGGCCCCCGGAAGGAGGCCCGGCCGCCGAGCTGCTGCGCGACCAGCGCCCGGCCAGCCAGTTGAGCGATGACGACCTGCGGCAGCGTCTCCTCGACAGCCGCCGGCTGCTCGCCGATCCCGCGCTGTCGCCCTCGCAGCGCGACATGCTCCACCAGCGCATGCAATCGATCCGGCAGGAGTTCCAGCGGCGGCAGGCGGGAACCGCGGACACCGCCGCTCCCCCGCGCAACCGGCCAGCGGCCGAAGCGCCGCCGGCAAGCGCCGATGACGGCCGGCCGAAGACGCCCTCCAGCCGGGCGGCGGCCGATCCCGCCGCCGAGCAGCGCGCGCTCGGCCTCCTGGCCGACGGCACACCGTTCGACCATATGAGCGACCAGGCCCTGCGGCAGCGGCTCGGCGTCTATCGCGGCGCGCTCGCGGCGGGCAATCTGTCGCCCTCGACGGAACGCGGCCTGATCCAGCGCCTCAACGCGGCGAGGGAAGCCCTCAGAGGCCGTGTCGCCGAAGAGGAGGACGGCGGTCCCCTGCCCGGCGACGGACGCGCCAAGGCCGTGCCGATCCGGCCCGGCTGGGATCCGCAGTTCGGCCGGCCGCAATTCCATCTCGGCTCGCCGCGGCCCCAGGACATTCCCGCCATTCTGGCGGACCGGCGCCCCTCGGCCCTGCTCACCCTCGACCAGCTCAACCGACGCATCCTCGTCTTCCGCGATGCCGCCACGGACCAGCGCTACAGCCCGGAAGACCGCGACGCCTTCGGGCAATATCTGCAGTCGGACCGGAACGAGCTGCGCAGCCGCCTGCTCAACGACCGCGGCCAGCGCAGCAACCGCATCCAGCGGGCGACCAGTGGCGGACGCCTGCATCTCGACGTCGACATCGCCCCACGCGGCGGCCCGCGGGCCCAGAGCATCTGGGCGGCCGAAGTCGGCGACGACCAGATCGAGCAGCAATTCGCCGCCCGGCCGCTGCAGCCGCTGCAGCGGCGCTTTCCGCGCGCCGCCCTGCTTGCGGACCCGGAAATGGTGATGGAGCAGCCCTTCATCCGCCGGGCCATCCCGAGCGTCGAGCTCGACACCATCCATTTCGGCTTCAACGAGGCCTTCATCCGCGAGGAGGAAGTCTCCCATCTCGATCGCATCGGCCGCATCATCGAGCGCATCGTCGCCGCCCATCCCGACGAGGTCTTCGTCATCGAGGGCAATACCGACGCAGTCGGCGACGACGCCTACAACCTCGCTCTGTCGAAGAAGAGGGCCGAGGCGGTGAAGCAGGCGCTGACGCAATATTACGTGATCGCTCCCCGCAACCTCGTCACCGCCGGGCTCGGCGAACGCTATCTGAAGATCCCGACCGAGGATCCGGAACAGGAGAACCGCCGGGTCACCCTGCGGCGCATCACCCCGGTCCTGCAGGATTGA
- a CDS encoding aspartate kinase, whose amino-acid sequence MSGSPRPRLVMKFGGTSVATVERIKNVAQHVRREVEAGYDVAVVVSAMSGKTNELVGWCNEATPLYDQREYDTIVASGEQVTSGLLAMTLTSIGIKARSWQGWQVPIETSAAHGSARISAIPSKNLDDGFAAGEVAVISGFQGIEPVTRRITTLGRGGSDTSAVAIAGAIGAERCDIYTDVDGVYTTDPRIVPKARRMDRISFEEMLEMASLGAKVLQVRSVELAMVHKVRTYVRSSFDDPANPNPGTLICDEEDIVEQQVVTGIAYSKDEAQITLRDVADRPGVAAAIFVPLADANINVDMIVQNISADGASTDMTFTVPQAEFQRARDVIDKARQIVACDNVEANMDVAKVSVIGIGMRSHAGVAASCFQALAGRGINIRAITTSEIKISVLIDAAYTELAVRTLHTLYGLDKA is encoded by the coding sequence ATGTCCGGCAGCCCGCGCCCCCGCCTCGTCATGAAGTTCGGCGGCACATCCGTCGCCACTGTCGAGCGCATCAAGAACGTGGCCCAGCACGTCCGACGTGAAGTCGAGGCGGGCTACGACGTCGCCGTCGTCGTCTCCGCCATGTCCGGCAAGACCAACGAGTTGGTCGGCTGGTGCAACGAGGCGACACCGCTCTACGACCAGCGGGAATACGACACCATCGTGGCGTCCGGCGAGCAGGTGACGTCCGGCCTGCTGGCGATGACCCTGACCAGCATCGGCATCAAGGCGCGCTCCTGGCAGGGCTGGCAGGTGCCGATCGAGACCTCGGCGGCGCATGGCTCGGCCCGCATCTCCGCCATTCCCTCCAAGAATCTCGACGACGGCTTCGCGGCCGGCGAAGTCGCCGTCATCTCCGGCTTCCAGGGCATCGAGCCCGTCACCCGGCGCATCACGACGCTGGGCCGCGGCGGCTCGGACACGTCCGCCGTGGCGATCGCCGGCGCCATCGGTGCCGAGCGCTGCGACATCTACACCGACGTCGACGGCGTCTACACCACCGATCCCCGCATCGTGCCGAAGGCCCGGCGCATGGATCGCATTTCCTTCGAGGAAATGCTTGAAATGGCGTCGCTCGGTGCCAAGGTGCTGCAGGTACGCTCCGTCGAGCTCGCCATGGTCCACAAGGTCAGGACCTATGTGCGGTCGTCCTTCGACGACCCCGCAAATCCCAATCCCGGAACCCTCATCTGTGACGAGGAAGACATCGTGGAACAGCAGGTTGTCACCGGCATCGCCTATTCGAAGGACGAGGCGCAGATCACGCTGCGCGACGTCGCCGATCGTCCGGGTGTCGCCGCCGCCATTTTCGTGCCGTTGGCGGACGCCAACATCAATGTCGACATGATCGTGCAGAACATCTCTGCCGACGGCGCTTCGACCGACATGACCTTCACGGTGCCGCAGGCCGAGTTCCAGCGCGCCCGCGACGTCATCGACAAGGCGCGCCAGATCGTCGCCTGCGACAATGTCGAAGCCAACATGGACGTCGCCAAGGTTTCGGTGATCGGCATCGGCATGCGCAGCCACGCGGGTGTCGCCGCAAGCTGCTTCCAGGCCCTGGCGGGACGCGGTATCAACATCCGCGCCATCACCACCTCCGAGATCAAGATCTCGGTGCTGATCGACGCCGCCTATACCGAGCTTGCCGTGCGCACGCTGCACACGCTATACGGCCTCGACAAGGCCTGA
- a CDS encoding autotransporter outer membrane beta-barrel domain-containing protein yields MGGQRRSAGHFPARMRSGIGIGRRSRLLATTALVACIAGAGQALAGQLTAAAFQAYDAADAGSIVAGPGALYSVSLDAIHPTQMNEGLTEVGKKIAGFDLESPSQLQADLLTDIEPVVIGPGGQLYVTDGHHTFTALQESVYGASNPTVYVNVIANYSNLTQAQFWAQMQAANLVFPIDNGVAQAFDTSNGSPLPASLTGLTNDPYRGLEYSILKNKSSTLFKTSANITGAAGVGTPGLDKMAGYYADFIEADAYRGANEGRGLAYLSPGDIAYAAKWNLTPTSQTSLPGIAGTVTAAQLPGFILGNDITISDPVSDATMAGGALDGNGTFTGITSLTNGSVTIGTPKVGFVMQLGADNGHKVTLSGANTYTGGTTILAGTLVAASDASLGAAPGTFAYPTDPGKILSALQSANGIIFNSLEEGNGTLQIGTTAGGGTQAFTTDRPIGVGGEAATIDVNGYVVTLGGPIVSLGALGTGVGNQSGTSDITVDDNSAGSNGVLVLQGDNPDFYGNWIIGNNGTPTLRVMDDAALGATTGPAALIGAIDLNGGILQTGADIDAPERNIFLDSGSSIDTDGHSSTWGTLTDIQRTLVIDNTDTANKGSLTFDSMVAGGTATLQLAGGTAGVDVTFTNGITREGAGTLVLQPQAGTTLGGTSPDAVFSGDPGLVNGIAPTWIVTNNGGKNAVGPYDFVGYDSAKGYVVATYSSSLGNDDTAVVKLGSATTLSGDGAAFALNTNGQNLDLGGHALTLGDGTDAAGLIMNGASTNAISDGALDFGASEGVIWLSGTKNAISTTISGSNGLTFAGSGSVTLTGNISLADSSVLTIDSGTVTLGTANMLSSGTAVVLADTKSHPAAATLALTAGNRVAALDSAGNNAAVTLNNAALTIGDAGNLDSTYSGTITQKDGGVGTEIVIDTAGLVDFSGMSSKSIVLNASSSIDIEKGDLRVGASAFKNTNNIATASGTEIQFAQNGGGVFAGNITGGGALHLIGGTLQLTGTGNSYAGGTIVEQGSTLDLTTANVSSGNADIVNAGGLVDFDQATDGTYNGVISDGTQMEGGGATLSGSLLKDDSSGANSGNLTLAQVQAYTGFTYVEAGTLTLGAKDAVATSAGVVLGRVGGEIDAGAVTDTPTHVVTLALGNDETLQSLTDEADNLTEVALNGHTLTLGQSGTVVNPDASFTFNGVIADGTGGAGSLVKDGKGIATLGGANTYSGATDVKAGVLQAGAAGSFSANSDFTVESGAMLDLQGFDQTVKGLSNAGLVSFAGTKAGTTLTVTGNYAGNGGNVAMRAYLQGGGAADLLHIEGDATGTTSLTILNQDAGGTATTGQGIKVVQVDGAADASAFKLAQAVEAGAYEYNLFYDGTAGAPDPEWDLRTIGLSPSAQTARPYAAMLGNFAEATLGSLEERNGNRIWPNGAARVAADLPPAEAMTYAPQGPTIAGAGAWGRIGGQYSSYDPKHGTSYTQGIGFLQAGYEGTLFESGLGTTTMGAFATVGTSRADIDLTPDPVTGAARKGKITMTGYGVGANLTWLGDDGLYADGLGQFTWYDSDLSNKAGGNNQGYSTALSLEVGKRFDLGNGWAVVPQTQLAWTHVDFDDFTDIDNASVKLGNGDSLKGRAGLRLENLASWQGADGQPNRLQVYGIANVSYEFLNGTKVDVAGLSLQEGQKDLWGEVGLGGTYAWDRNWSLYGEASYGMALASAAGDNYTVKGSVGLRYKW; encoded by the coding sequence ATGGGTGGGCAGAGAAGATCGGCCGGGCATTTTCCGGCCCGGATGCGCAGTGGCATCGGCATCGGCCGTCGAAGCCGCCTTCTGGCGACGACGGCGCTGGTCGCCTGCATCGCCGGCGCGGGGCAGGCGCTGGCAGGGCAGCTCACGGCTGCGGCGTTCCAGGCCTATGACGCCGCGGATGCCGGCTCGATCGTCGCCGGCCCCGGCGCGCTCTATTCCGTTTCGCTGGACGCGATCCATCCCACCCAGATGAACGAAGGGCTCACCGAAGTCGGCAAGAAGATCGCCGGCTTCGACCTGGAAAGCCCGTCGCAGCTCCAGGCGGATCTCCTCACCGACATCGAGCCGGTGGTGATCGGGCCGGGCGGCCAGCTCTATGTCACGGACGGGCACCACACCTTCACCGCGCTGCAGGAATCGGTCTACGGGGCGTCCAACCCGACCGTCTACGTCAATGTCATCGCCAATTATTCGAACCTGACGCAGGCCCAGTTCTGGGCGCAGATGCAGGCCGCCAATCTGGTCTTCCCGATCGACAACGGCGTGGCCCAGGCGTTCGACACGTCGAACGGATCGCCCCTGCCGGCATCGCTGACCGGCCTCACCAACGATCCCTATCGCGGGCTGGAATATTCGATCCTCAAGAACAAGAGCTCGACCCTCTTCAAGACGAGCGCCAACATCACCGGCGCCGCCGGCGTCGGCACGCCCGGCCTCGACAAGATGGCGGGCTACTACGCCGATTTCATCGAGGCCGACGCCTATCGCGGCGCCAATGAGGGGCGGGGCCTGGCCTATCTGTCGCCGGGCGACATCGCCTATGCCGCCAAATGGAATCTGACGCCGACCAGCCAGACCAGCCTGCCCGGCATTGCCGGCACGGTGACGGCGGCACAGCTGCCCGGCTTCATCCTCGGCAACGACATCACCATTTCCGATCCCGTCTCCGACGCGACGATGGCGGGCGGCGCGCTGGACGGCAACGGCACCTTTACCGGCATCACCAGCCTCACCAATGGTTCGGTGACGATCGGCACGCCCAAGGTCGGCTTCGTGATGCAGCTCGGCGCCGACAACGGGCATAAGGTGACGCTGAGCGGGGCCAACACCTATACCGGCGGCACCACGATCCTGGCCGGCACGCTGGTCGCCGCCAGCGACGCCTCGCTCGGAGCCGCACCGGGAACGTTCGCCTATCCCACCGATCCCGGCAAGATCCTGTCCGCCCTCCAGAGCGCCAACGGCATCATCTTCAACAGCCTGGAGGAAGGCAACGGCACCCTGCAGATCGGCACGACGGCGGGCGGCGGCACCCAGGCCTTCACCACCGACCGGCCGATCGGCGTCGGCGGGGAGGCCGCCACCATCGACGTCAACGGCTATGTCGTCACGCTGGGCGGACCGATCGTCTCGCTCGGCGCGCTCGGAACAGGCGTCGGCAACCAGTCCGGCACCTCCGACATCACCGTCGACGACAACAGCGCCGGCAGCAACGGCGTGCTGGTCCTGCAGGGCGACAATCCCGACTTCTACGGCAATTGGATCATCGGCAACAACGGCACGCCGACCCTGCGCGTGATGGACGACGCGGCGCTCGGCGCCACGACCGGGCCGGCGGCCCTGATCGGGGCGATCGACCTCAATGGCGGCATCCTGCAGACCGGCGCCGACATCGACGCGCCCGAACGCAACATCTTCCTCGACAGCGGCAGCAGCATCGACACGGACGGCCACAGCTCGACCTGGGGCACGCTCACCGACATCCAGCGCACGCTGGTGATCGACAACACCGATACCGCCAACAAGGGCTCGCTGACCTTCGATTCGATGGTCGCCGGCGGCACCGCCACCCTGCAGCTCGCCGGCGGCACCGCCGGGGTGGACGTCACCTTCACCAACGGCATCACCCGCGAGGGGGCCGGTACGCTCGTCCTGCAGCCGCAGGCGGGCACCACGCTCGGCGGCACCTCGCCGGACGCGGTGTTCTCGGGCGATCCCGGCCTGGTGAACGGCATCGCGCCGACCTGGATCGTCACCAATAATGGCGGCAAGAATGCCGTCGGGCCCTATGATTTCGTCGGCTACGACTCGGCCAAGGGCTATGTCGTCGCCACCTATTCCTCGTCGCTGGGCAATGACGACACGGCGGTGGTGAAGCTTGGCTCGGCGACGACGCTTTCGGGCGACGGCGCGGCCTTCGCCCTGAACACGAACGGGCAGAACCTCGACCTCGGCGGCCACGCGCTGACGCTCGGCGACGGCACCGACGCGGCGGGCCTGATCATGAACGGCGCGAGCACCAACGCCATCAGCGACGGCGCGCTCGACTTCGGCGCGAGCGAGGGCGTGATCTGGCTCTCGGGAACCAAGAACGCGATTTCCACGACGATCAGCGGCTCGAACGGCCTGACCTTCGCAGGCAGCGGCTCCGTCACCCTGACGGGCAACATCTCGCTCGCCGACAGCAGCGTGCTCACCATCGATTCGGGCACGGTCACCCTCGGGACGGCGAACATGCTGTCCTCGGGCACCGCGGTGGTGCTCGCCGATACCAAGTCCCACCCGGCCGCGGCGACGCTGGCGCTCACCGCCGGCAACCGCGTGGCCGCGCTGGACAGCGCCGGCAACAATGCGGCGGTGACCCTCAACAACGCCGCCCTGACCATCGGCGACGCCGGCAATCTGGACTCGACCTATTCCGGCACCATCACCCAGAAGGACGGCGGCGTCGGGACCGAGATCGTCATCGACACGGCCGGCCTCGTCGACTTCTCGGGCATGTCGAGCAAGTCCATCGTGCTCAATGCCAGCAGCAGCATCGATATCGAGAAGGGCGACCTGCGCGTCGGCGCCAGTGCGTTCAAGAATACCAACAACATCGCCACGGCCTCGGGCACCGAGATCCAGTTCGCCCAGAACGGCGGCGGGGTGTTTGCCGGCAATATCACCGGCGGCGGCGCGCTGCACCTGATCGGCGGCACGCTGCAGCTCACGGGAACGGGCAACAGCTATGCCGGCGGCACCATCGTCGAGCAGGGATCGACGCTGGACCTCACTACCGCCAACGTCTCCTCCGGCAATGCCGACATCGTCAATGCCGGCGGCCTCGTCGACTTCGACCAGGCGACCGACGGCACCTATAACGGGGTGATTTCCGACGGCACGCAGATGGAAGGCGGCGGCGCCACGCTCTCCGGCTCGCTGCTCAAGGACGACAGCAGCGGCGCCAACAGCGGCAACCTCACCCTCGCGCAGGTCCAGGCCTATACCGGCTTCACCTATGTCGAGGCGGGCACCCTGACGCTCGGCGCCAAGGATGCCGTCGCCACCTCGGCCGGCGTCGTTCTCGGCCGCGTCGGCGGCGAAATCGACGCCGGTGCGGTCACCGACACGCCGACGCATGTCGTCACGCTCGCTCTGGGGAATGACGAGACCCTGCAGAGCCTCACCGACGAGGCCGACAACCTCACCGAGGTGGCGCTCAACGGCCATACGCTGACGCTCGGCCAGAGCGGCACCGTCGTCAACCCCGATGCGAGCTTCACCTTCAACGGCGTGATCGCCGACGGCACCGGCGGTGCCGGCTCGCTGGTCAAGGACGGCAAGGGCATCGCCACGCTCGGCGGCGCCAACACCTATTCCGGCGCCACCGACGTCAAGGCGGGCGTGCTGCAGGCCGGAGCCGCCGGCAGCTTCAGCGCCAATTCCGACTTCACCGTCGAGAGCGGCGCCATGCTCGACCTCCAGGGCTTCGACCAGACGGTGAAGGGGCTCAGCAATGCCGGCCTGGTCTCCTTCGCCGGCACCAAGGCGGGAACGACGCTGACGGTGACCGGCAACTATGCCGGCAATGGCGGCAATGTGGCGATGCGAGCCTATCTGCAGGGCGGCGGCGCCGCGGATCTCCTCCACATCGAGGGCGATGCGACGGGCACGACGTCCCTCACCATCCTCAACCAGGATGCCGGCGGCACCGCGACGACCGGCCAGGGCATCAAGGTCGTTCAGGTCGACGGCGCGGCCGATGCGAGCGCCTTCAAGCTCGCCCAGGCGGTCGAGGCCGGCGCCTACGAATACAACCTCTTCTATGACGGCACGGCGGGGGCGCCCGATCCCGAGTGGGATCTGCGCACGATCGGCCTGTCGCCTTCGGCCCAGACGGCGCGGCCCTATGCGGCGATGCTCGGCAATTTCGCCGAGGCGACGCTCGGCTCGCTCGAAGAGCGCAACGGCAACCGGATCTGGCCGAACGGCGCCGCCAGGGTCGCGGCCGACCTGCCGCCGGCCGAGGCGATGACCTATGCGCCGCAGGGGCCGACGATCGCCGGCGCCGGGGCTTGGGGGCGGATCGGCGGGCAATATTCCTCCTACGATCCCAAGCACGGCACCTCCTACACCCAGGGCATCGGCTTCCTGCAGGCCGGCTATGAAGGCACGCTGTTCGAAAGCGGCCTCGGCACGACCACGATGGGCGCCTTCGCTACGGTGGGGACCTCCCGTGCCGATATCGACCTGACGCCCGACCCGGTCACCGGAGCGGCGCGCAAGGGCAAGATCACCATGACGGGCTATGGCGTGGGCGCCAACCTGACCTGGCTCGGCGACGACGGGCTCTATGCCGACGGCCTCGGGCAGTTCACCTGGTACGACAGCGACCTGTCGAACAAGGCGGGCGGCAACAACCAGGGCTATTCGACGGCGCTGAGCCTGGAAGTCGGCAAGCGCTTCGATCTCGGCAATGGCTGGGCCGTCGTGCCGCAGACGCAGCTGGCCTGGACCCATGTCGACTTCGACGACTTCACCGACATCGACAACGCCTCGGTGAAGCTGGGTAACGGCGACAGCCTGAAGGGGCGGGCCGGGCTGCGGCTCGAGAACCTCGCCAGCTGGCAGGGTGCCGACGGCCAGCCGAACCGCCTGCAGGTCTACGGCATCGCCAATGTCTCCTACGAATTCCTGAACGGCACCAAGGTCGACGTGGCTGGCCTGTCGCTCCAGGAAGGGCAGAAGGATCTATGGGGCGAGGTCGGCCTCGGCGGCACCTATGCCTGGGACAGGAACTGGAGCCTCTACGGCGAGGCGTCCTACGGGATGGCGCTGGCTTCGGCCGCGGGCGACAACTACACCGTCAAGGGCAGCGTCGGCCTGCGCTACAAATGGTAG